The Arachis ipaensis cultivar K30076 chromosome B07, Araip1.1, whole genome shotgun sequence genomic interval CTTTAATGTATtaactttataaaatattttatcaaattgtCTAATCATATCCATTTTTAACCATGTAGTCAAAATAAAGAGTGATTATTTTTGCTAATGCGACACTATATAATTGGATGcaagtataaaattattttataaattatatcaCAGTgcatcaaaataattttttttttatatatgcaatgGCAATAATGTTAAGAAAAAATTTCTTCTCCCACAAATCACAACATCCCCATGACCCCTCAACCTTCTTCAAATTCTCTCCCCaataaatacataaaatttaCTTAAGACTTTACCGTTTACAATCGCCCATACCAAACACACCGTATATATCCCATATAAAAGAGTAGTAACACAAAACAGGGAGATACATAGAGAGTTAGAGacagagaaaagaagaagaaaaaaacatgaagaaaaaaaCATGCTGTCTAAGAAAAGAATGCATTGCTTCGTTCCTAATAATATTAATGAAGACAACATTCTTCTTCCCTTGTGAGGCATTCAACTATGGCGAAGCCTTGTCAAAGAGCCTTCTCTACTTCGAGTCACAGCGTTCAGGTCGCTTACCTTACAATCAAAGGGTCACTTGGCGCCACCATTCTGGTCTCACCGATGGTCTTGAACAAGGGGTATGCATATTAAACATCACATTCAATTCTCATTCTCCGACATGTTCTTATGTTTTTGATTTTGTAGGTGGACTTAGTTGGAGGATACTATGATGCTGGGGACAATGTTAAATTTGGGTTACCCATGGCTTTCACCGTGACAATGCTCTCATGGGGTGCCATGGAATACGGCGAACAGCTCGCCGGTGCCGGCGAGTATGTTCACGCGCTTGAAGCCATCAAGTGGGGGACTGATTATTTCATCAAGGCTCATACTCACCCAAATGTCCTCTGGGTTGAGGTAATATGAATCTTCATCAATCTCAATTCACATGATTCCATTGAAATTAAGGGTGCTTTTAGTTTATATATCGAATTAAACtgggtctaataattataatacagACAATTAAGTTTATTATAGTCCGATTTTGgtctgatttattaaaaaataaattattaatcagTTTAATAAAGATGTCTAATAATAATATGACACAcataaacatctttaaaaatataCATTTTTAGTGTCTTTGTTAAATCGGTCTCCTTATCATTTTTatcgtttttattttttttataaaattcaaaaaataaaaaattactgcaaataaaaacagaaaataatagcGCACTCTAATTTTATCTATTGTAATAAAAATTGGTCATCACACGCGCCGCCGTTGAGAGTGGGATAATTCTTCCAAGTTCACAGTGGGAAATAGATTCAAATATCGGAAGAATCAACGGCTTCATCATGAGCTTGTCTGCAGTGTATTCCTACTCGCCTTGACTGGCGCGTGTCATTAAATTGCtttcctttttctatttttttttccttcattAATATTAATATGATAATAACCGCCGTTAATTTTGAGTTTCATGTAGCTAAGGTGTGAAGCTATATTTAATTGCTGCTGTGAATTATATAAAGTTTCAATTTTTCAGGTGGGTGATGGAGACACCGATCACTATTGTTGGCAGCGGCCGGAGGACATGACAACATCACGGCGAGCTTATAAGGTTGATGCAAACAACCCCGGCTCGGATGTTGCTGGCGAAACGGCGGCGGCATTGGCGGCGGCTTCCATTGTGTTTAGGAGAACAAACCCACACTATTCTCAACTACTTTTGCATCATGCAAAACAGGTATGTTAGTTAGCTATACCAAGTTACAATTATTACATAGTACTACTATTCAAATCCCATAGTAGGATTAGCTAAtagaaaagttattttaaaaatCTAATCATGGTTAGTTGGTTTTAACATGTCACACACACATTATTATGATGAATAATGATAAATATATTCATTAAGATACATCAATGTATATAaaataggaaaagtataggtggataatgaaaatactaaacaatataaataatggatatattttatgttcaattcactaggtataCGGATGattatcctaatattaagatttatgtGAGTAATTTGagggtgtagtgtatttttactttattaggCTAATTTTAGagtcattgttcacattgttcacaAAAATTATTGTCTACTTAACAAAGTCCAAATAAAATAACagtttaagtttaattttaatacactacgtatataatattataattttacacCATCATCCAACTAAATTTATACATTTAGATGACTTTGTTTTATTAGAAAGAGTAGAGTGACAAATAAACTTCATGAGAACTGTACAGAGTAGTAGTTtaaattaggtttaattactctgtttgTCTCTATAGTTtcatgaaattttcaattaggtccctatactttttttttttttaattgagtccctgtactaatttttttttcaattaagtcactcttagtagtaattggcttaattttatagggacccaactaaaaaaaagatttggtatagggacctaaataaaagaaaaaaaagtgtagagacccaattaaaaaaaattgtgcaaggactcaaataaaaataaaaaaagtatagggacctaattaaaaattttgcgaaattataaggaccaacagaataattaaacctttaaatTAAGAGCTTTCACTCTAATTTTTGTCCAAAGTGTAAATTCTCATAAATTTATTTGTCACTTTATTCTATTAGAAATATAGGATTGATTGTGTGcaaataattaaaatgaaattcataaaataaaatgtaaactTATCCAAAATGAAAATCAAAGAGTAAGTACAAAAAGTtagtgaaagaaatatttttgtaCTTATATTGAATGGATTGTGTTTTGCAGTTGTTTGAGTTTGGTGAGAAGTACAAGGGGAAATATGATGAGAGTGTTGGAGTGGCAAAAGGGTATTATGCTTCAGTTAGTGGGTACATGGATGAGTTGCTTTGGGCAGCAATTTGGCTATATAGCGCCACACAAAAGGAACAATATTTCATGTATTTCTTGGACAATGCCAAACACTTTGGTGGGACCACTTGGTTCATCACTGAATTCAGCTGGGATGTAAAGTATGCTGGTCTTCAAGCCATTGCTTCCATGGTAACTGCTAACTAACAAACATCTCTTAAaattttgagtttaataaaggtttaattactgtATTGGTttctatagttttgcgaaattttcaattaggtccctatactttttttccttttaattgagtctttgcaccaattttttttaattgggtccctacactttttttccttttatttaggtttctataccaattctttttttttagttgggtccctataaaattaagccaattactactaagaaagacttaattgaaaaaaaaattagtgtagggcctcaattgaaaagaaaaaaagtataggaacctaattgaaaatttcacgaaactatagggaccaacagaataattaaaccttaataaAACAAGCCACTTGCTATCTTAAATAAGATagaaactcaggtgaagtcgacttcacgtgaagttgatagttgaaagctgttagatgatttgactgatttgactaatttttcatctaacaactctcaactaccaacttcacgtgaagtcgactgcacccgAATTTCCATCCTTAAATAAttgtattttttaataaaattttaaaataaactaaaCGTACTcttagtatttattttttttcctttatcatactaacatttttttttaacaaatttggCAGCTCTTAATGGAAGAAAAGCATAAGAAACATGAATTGATACTCGAAGAGTATCGATCAAAGGTAGAGCACTACCTTTGTGCATGTCTTGGCCTCAACCAAGACAACAACACTAACGTAGACCGCACCCCGGGCGGTCTACTATACATCCGCCAATGGAACAACATGCAATACGTATCGACGGCCACATTTCTTCTAACAGTTTACTCTGATCATCTTCTAGCCGTAGATCAAAAGCTGACGTGTCCAAAAGGAGTAGTGGGTCCCAACAATCTCTTAACATTTGCAAAATCACAAGTTGATTACATCTTGGGTTCGAATCCAACGGGTATGAGCTACTTGGTAGGGTACGGTACAAGTTTTCCAGTGAGGGTGCACCATAGGGGTGCATCCATTGAATCATATAGAGGGAACAAGGGTTTTATAGGGTGCACTCAAGGGTATGATAATTGGTATGGAAGGCATGATCCTAACCCTAACATTCTTGTTGGGGCCCTTGTTGGGGGCCCAGATATCAAAGACAATTTCAAAGATGAGAGATCCAATTACATGCAAACTGAGGCATGTACCTATAACACTGCACCACTAGTAGGGGTTTTTGCAAGGTTGCATGGATCACAAACTCATTTTCATCACAATTACAATGATACCTTTCTGGTAGCATCTAGTTAAAATTAGTTATCGTTATATACTCATTTTGTATCGTATACTAGATCGACTTATTCTACCAAATGAGTCTACAAATACGGGTGAAAGTGTAAATTTTTACATTATACTTAGTTTGGCAATTAAAAAATGTTGCTCAAGAATGAGAGTATTTTATACTTAAATTTTTTATGAGTTTAATCTTGATGTACTATCAGTTTAAAATATTCTACAATTATAATTGTTCTTTTGGATGATTATTCAGGTAATCAATATAAAAGGTAGTTAATTTTATTAATGTGATCGTTATGTAATTAAATGCacgtgtaaaataattttacactaacagtatatcaaaattaaattcattttttaGTTTTCCTTTCTTTGTTCATATTTTAAAAGTTTATACAATGTTCTAAACCACCAATATcataaactaatttttttttaaaaagttaagaGATttgtaaagtaataaaataagaattaattattattaaatttgtaatttttattatatataaacataactaatttattaatatttttttttagtttagaaaattttgattcatgCTATTAATATGTCAATAATATTTGTTTGAACTCAAAAAATTGgctcattttttttgttattggaGGCATGTATGTGATGTGCTGTTTTATGGGGCATAGTGGTGCTAGACCAATTTGTGGGGTAGCCTTTCCTGACTTGTGCTATAGACAAGTCGGACCATACGAGTTATGTTTAAAAGAAAATATCATGGACAAATCGGATAGTCCGATTTGCAGAGgggaaattttgaaatttggaaaAAGCAAATCGAACTGTCCGTATtgtataaaaaatttttttaataaaacaaaattcaaatcggatggtccgaattgattattattattttttttaaactggACCATCTGATTTGTTTGAGAGCACTCGCACTGTCCAATTAATAACTCTTTAACATCATAGGCTTATAAAGTACGCTGCTGCTCCATATCGCTGTCCTACACCATTACCTTctctataataaaattaaaaagcgcAGAAATTTTAGAGTATTTATTTAGACATTCACTTTTGGCGTGGACAAATATTATCAAttactaataaattaataaaaatgttGCAACCAATGTGAATGCAATAATTAAAATGGAAGTTCTAATCAAATCAATAGGAAAAGTGACACCTACCAAGACAAAAAGGTGAGTCTGATTTGCAACACTTGGAGAAAGTAAGAATTGAAGATGGAAGATCATATAATGTTTCACGGGATTCATGGGTTTGTCTCCACAATGCTGGTGATTATATGATCCATTTCTTGGTCCCTTTAATTGCGGTTGCAAcataatgaaaaaacaaaaaagggtTCAAACCTCAAAGGGCCTAAAAAgcaatctatttttatttttctttttagtgTGTAACTAAATTAGCGGGGGTTAATGGGGAATGGccttgaattgaatggaataaGGAAGCAGAACGAAAATCAAGCAAAATTTAGTGGAAGCATGCTTTGCTCGTTTTGTGTCCTAAAAATTCAAGCATTGGTCACAATCACAATTCACAAACAATGTTCAGAGTTGAATTAACTCTGCACGTCAGACCAATGCCATGTTACCTTTTTTTCTTATACTACTTTGAAGGAACTCGCGTTGATGGCGCGTGGCAGTGCTAAATAGGTTAAGTGTGTAACCAATTTAGGTTGATTGAGTAGTTAGTTCATTCGTTCGCTTAAACAAATGTCAGGAGTTCGAATTTCGATTTGTGCATGGAACAATCTATTGACCAGTAATagacttttaaataaaatttagatatGCAACAGAATTATAGATATTCATGTTGCTAGAAGTAAAGTTGAAATGATAAATAACTAGTAACGAAATAGACAATAATGCATTAGGATACTACAACAAGTCTAATTTGCTTATTATTAGTGtaccaaaacaaaacaaaacaaaaatcaatAGGGAATTTATGGTTTGAGTTTTGAGAAatgttgatgcattttttctCTAGCTACTATTTAATaaccaataaaaagaaaaaataacaaaaaaaaaaagatataacaTTGTTAAGGGTAGAAACAGGCTAAGTCATGCCAGATTTTGCTCTTA includes:
- the LOC107609033 gene encoding endoglucanase 11-like, with the protein product MKKKTCCLRKECIASFLIILMKTTFFFPCEAFNYGEALSKSLLYFESQRSGRLPYNQRVTWRHHSGLTDGLEQGVDLVGGYYDAGDNVKFGLPMAFTVTMLSWGAMEYGEQLAGAGEYVHALEAIKWGTDYFIKAHTHPNVLWVEVGDGDTDHYCWQRPEDMTTSRRAYKVDANNPGSDVAGETAAALAAASIVFRRTNPHYSQLLLHHAKQLFEFGEKYKGKYDESVGVAKGYYASVSGYMDELLWAAIWLYSATQKEQYFMYFLDNAKHFGGTTWFITEFSWDVKYAGLQAIASMLLMEEKHKKHELILEEYRSKVEHYLCACLGLNQDNNTNVDRTPGGLLYIRQWNNMQYVSTATFLLTVYSDHLLAVDQKLTCPKGVVGPNNLLTFAKSQVDYILGSNPTGMSYLVGYGTSFPVRVHHRGASIESYRGNKGFIGCTQGYDNWYGRHDPNPNILVGALVGGPDIKDNFKDERSNYMQTEACTYNTAPLVGVFARLHGSQTHFHHNYNDTFLVASS